The following nucleotide sequence is from Burkholderia gladioli.
CGCGCGCGCGCGCGGCACGATCGGGAACTGCGCCGGACTCACGCCGTCAGCCTGCATCTTTTCCCAGAACAGGCGTCGTTTTTCCGGTGCCAGCTCGATGAAGCGCGCGGCGATGCGGGCGGCCGTGGTCTTGTCCATGAATGCGTTCAAAGCGTGTCCATAAAGAGATCGAGGCTGAGCAGCGCGTCGTCGCCGGGCTGGCTGCCTCGCACCTGCGCGATGGCCTTGGCCTGCGCGGCCAGCGTGCGGGCCTCGAACAGCGTGGCGAGCGGCAGGCTCGCGTTCAGTTCGAGCCCGATCCGGGCGTTCAGGCGAACGACCAGCAGCGAATGCCCGCCCAGGTCGAAGAAATCGTCATGGCGGCCGATGCGCTCGATGTCGAGCAAACCGGTCCAGAGCGTCGCGAGTTCGGTTTCGATGCCTTCATGAGGGGCTTCGTAATGCGCGCCCGGATCGGCTTCGACGACCGGCAACGGCAGCGCGCGGCGATCCACCTTGCCGTTCGGATTCAAAGGCAGCGTGTCCAGTGCCACGATGCGCCACGGCACCATGTAGTCCGGTAGCCGTGCCGCCAGCGAGGTTCGCAGTGCGGCGACATCGGGCGCGGTGCCTGTCACGTAGCCCACCAGCTTGCCTTCATGCGCGATCACCACGGCCTCGCGCACCGAAGCATCCGCCGTCAGCGCCGATTCGATTTCACCCAGCTCGATCCGCAGGCCGCGAATCTTCACTTGATGATCGATCCGGCCCAGATAGTCGATCGCGCCATCGACACGCCAACGCGCGAGATCGCCCGTGCGATAGAGCCGCGCGCCCGGTTCGTCCGCGAACGGATCCGGCACGAAGCGCTCCGCCGTCAGGTCGGGGCGGCCCAGATAACCACGCGCCAGCCCCGCTCCGCCCAGGTACAGCTCGCCCGGCACGCCAGGCGGCACCGGATTCAGCCTCGCGTCGAGCACCCAGGTCTGCGTGGCCGCGATCGGGCGGCCGATCGGCACCGCGCGGCCGGCCTCGTCCACGCAGGCCCAGGCCGTCACGTCGATCGCCGCCTCGGTCGGCCCATACAGGTTGTGCAATTCCACGCCCGGCAGCACCGCCGCCACGCGCTCACGCAGATCCGCCGGCAAGGCCTCGCCGCTACAGACGATGCGCTTCAGAGTCTTGCCGCAAGAGACGGCCGCGTGGGGCATCGCCACGAAGGCCTGCAGCATCGACGGCACGAAGTGCAGCGTGCTGACGTCATGCGCCACGATCGTCTGTGCCAGTTCGGCGGGATCGCGATGCGCGCCCGGCGCCGCGATCGCCAATCGCGCGCCCACCATCAACGGCCAGAAGAATTCCCAAACCGAGACGTCGAAGCTGAACGGCGTTTTCTGCAACACCGTCTCGCCACGTTGCAGCCCATATTCGCGCTGCATCCAGATCAGGCGGTTCGACAGGCCGTCGTGGCGATTGCCCACGCCCTTCGGGCGCCCCGTCGAGCCTGAGGTGAAGATCACATAGGCGAGGTTCGCGCCATGCAATTCGACATCGGGATTGGTGGTTGGGAAGGACGATACGTCCAAGGTGCCAATGTCGACACGCTCGACACCCTCTCGCGACGGCAGGTCGAGGCCGCCCTGTGCAAGCAGCAAACCAATCCCGCTGTCATCGATCATCGCGGTAATACGATCGGCCGGATACGAAGGATCGAGCGGCACATAAGCCGCGCCGGCCTTCATGATCGCGTACAAGGCGATCACCAGTTCCAGCGAGCGCTCGGCGGCAACACCAACCCGCGACTCCACGCCGATCCCACGCGAACGCAGCCAATGCGCAAGACGATTCGCGCGCGCATTCAACTCGGCATAACTGAGCCTGGTTTCGCCAAACACCAGCGCGTCATCCTCGGGATGCGCAGCGGCATGACGCTCGAAAGCATGAAACACCGGCTCGATCTCGTCGTAACGCGTGCGATTGCGGCTCCAGCTATCCAGCGTCGCGCGCTCGGCGTCATCGGTCAGCGCAATATCCGCAACCCGCCCATCGGCGCCGACCATCGCCTCGACGCAGCGCTGGTAATGCGCGGCGAACCGGGCAATCGTCGCCTCGGAAAACAGTTCGCGCGCATAGCTGAACTCGAAGCTCAGCGTGCCGTCGACATCCTCGCGCGTATCGAGCATCAGCTCGAACTGCGCCATCGGCGCCGGCAAGCGGCAAGGCTCGATCGCCAGGCCGGGTAGCCCGTCCAGCACCCGCCAGTCGCGTCGCTGGTGATTGAACATCACCTGGAACAGCGGGCTGTGGCTGAGGCTGCGCTCGGGGCGCAGCGCCTCGACCAGCACGTCGAACGGCAGATCCTGGTTCGCCTGCGCGCCGGCCGTGGCTTCGCGCAGGTGATCGAGCAGCGTGGCGAGCGTCTCGTCGCCGTCGAAGCGCGCACGCATCACCTGGGTGTTGACGAAGAAACCGATCAGCCCGGCCGTCTCCACGCGATGACGGTTCGCCACCGGCACGCCGACACGGATATCGTCCTGCCCCGTGTAGCGATGCAGCAGCGCCTGGAACGCCGCCAGCAACAGCATGAAGGGCGTGGCCGACTGCTGCTGCGCGCGGGCCTTCACGGCCTGCGCGAGCGAGGCCGGCAGGCTCAGCGCATGACGGCCCGCCGTGTAGCCGCCCTGGGCGCTGCGTGCGCCGTCCATCGGCAGGGCCAGCACCGGATGCGTATCGCCGAGCGCGGCCTTCCAGTAGTCGAGCTGACGCTCGCGCTCGCCCGCAGCAAGCCAGTCGCGCTGCCAGGCGGCGTAGTCGGCGTACTGGATCGGCAGTTCGGCAAGCGCCCGGGTCTCGCCCGTCACGCGGGCACGGTAATGCGTGACCAGCTCGTCGAGCAGCACCTGCACCGACCATCCATCCGAGACGATGTGATGCATCGACACCGCCAGCAGATGACGGCCGCCCTCGCCCCGGTACAGCGCCGCGCGCAACAGCGGCCCCGCGGCGAGATCGAAAGGCTCGTCGGCCAGCGAGCGGGCCGACGCTTCGAGCGCATCGGCGGGCACCGTCTCGGCGCGCCAGTCGAGCGACACGGCATCGTCGATGATCGCCTCGACCTCGCCGGCCTGGTTCGCGACGAAGCGCGTGCGCAGCACCGCATGGCGCGCCACGATCGCCGCGAAGGCCTCGCGCAGCGCCGCCGCGTCGACCTCGCCCGTCAGCCACAGGCCGCCCGAGACGTGATACGCGCGGCTCGCCGGCGCCAGTTGCCAGAGGAACCATTGACGCTGCTGCGCGAACGATGCCGGCGTGCGTTGGCGCGTTGCCTCCGGCAGGCGCGGAATCGCGGCCAGCTCGGCAGCGGATTCCAGCGGCGCGGCGGGCGCCGCCTGGATCGGCGCGAGCGCCGGCTGTACCCCGGCCGAAGACGGTACCGGCTTGCTCGCCGCCGGTTTGGCCGCCGCCGATTTCTCGGCCAGCTCGGCCAGCGTCAGGCGCTGGAACAGTTGCTTCGGCGTGATCGTGATGCCGAGCTTGCGTGCGCGCGCCACCACCTTGAGCCCCAGCAGCGAATCGCCGCCGACCTCGAAGAAATTCCGGCTGCGGCCGATTCGGGCGCGATCGATCTCGATCACCTCGGCCCAGATCGTCGCGATCGCCTGTTCCGTCTCGCCGCGCGGGGCGTCGTCGGCGCCGGGCGCCGCATCGGTCGCCTCGCCGGCAGCGGCTTCGGCTTGCGTCGGCGCATTCGCCGCTCGCGCCAGATGATCGTCCAGGCCAGCCCGCAACGCGGCGCGATCGAGCTTGCCATTGGCGTTGAGCGGCAGCGCGTCTAGCGCGATCGCCTCGGCCGGCACCATGTAGTCGGGCAACACGCCCGCCGCCGCTTCCAGCAGCGCCTTGCCCGCCGCGCCGCCCACCACGAAGGCGGCCAGCCGCGTTCCGGCCGGCGTCTCATAGGCCAGCACGGCCGCCGCGCGCACGCCATCCAGCTTCGCGAGCCCGCGCTCGACCTCGGCCGGCTCGACGCGATAACCGCGGATCTTGACCTGGTCGTCGGCACGCCCACGGTATTCGAGCAGGCCGTCGGCACCGATCCGAGCCAGGTCGCCGGTGCGATAGAGCCGCTCGCCGGCCGTGAACGGATCGGGCACGAAGCGCTCGGCGCTGAGCCCGGCGCGGCCGTGGTAACCGCGCGCCACGCCGGGGCCGCCAACGTACAGCTCACCATCCTCGCCATCGGCCACGGGCGTCATGCCGGCATCGAGCAGGTGCAGGCGCATGCCGGGCAGCGCCTGGCCGAGCGGCAGGTCGCGCTCCGCGCCGGCGCCCTGCCAGGCATGCATGGCCACGCCGACCGTGGTTTCGGTCGGGCCATAGTGATTGAACACGCGGCAGGCCGGCGCCAAGGCCGAAACGCGCGCGAGCAGCGCGGCCGGCGTGCGTTCGCCGCCGACGATCAGCGCGTCGGCCGGCAGCACCTGCTGCGGCTGCGCCGCCGACAGCAAGGCGGCCAGATGGCTCGGCACGATCTTCAGCACGCCGACGCGATGCGCCGCCATGTAGCGCGCGAAGGCATCGGGCTGGAATACGAGATCCGGCGCGATCAGGTGCAGCGTGCGCCCCGAGGCCAGCGCGCCGAACAAGGTGGTGTGACCCAGGTCCGCCGCCGGCGTCGACACCATCGCGAACGAGGATTCGGGCCGCGCATCGAGCGTCGCCAGCATGCCGCGCACATAGTTCTCGAGCGCGCGATGCGTGACGATCACGCCCTTCGGCTCGCCCGTGGAGCCCGAGGTGTAGATCATGTAGGCGGCGCGATCGGCATGGCGCGAGCGCGGCACGATATGGGCCACCGGCGCCGCCGGCACCTCCAGGCGCAGGGCCATCGGCACCGCGTTCGCCAGCACGAAGCCGTCGGGCAGCGGCACCGCGTGCAGCAGAACGGCCGCGCCGCTGTCGGCCAGTTGCGCCGCCAGGCGCGCGGCCGGCGCGCGCGGATCGAGCGGCAGCCAGGTGGCGCCGGCCTTGAGCGCGGCCAGCATCGCCAGCACGTGCTCGATCGAGCGCTCGGCCAGCACGGCCACGCGCGATTCGTCGGCGATGCCCTGCATGCGCAGTTGCGCGGCCAGCGCATCGGCCGCCGCGTCGAGCGCGGCATAGCTCAGGCCGCGCTCGCCTTCCAGGCCGTCGCGCAGCGCGATCGCGGCGCCGTCGCGCGCGACGCTGGCATCCCACATCGCCAGGAAGTCGGTATTAGCCGCGTCGTCGGCCGGATCGGCCTGCGCCGCCTCGGCGATCGCCACGGCATCGGCGATAGCGCCGGCCAGCGGTGCTTCGGCATCGGCTACCAGACGCGCCGCGAATGCCTGGAAGCGCGCGGCGAAGCGCGCCACGAAGGCGGCATCGAACACCGCGTCGTCATAGGCGAGCAGGCAGTCGATCGCCTCGCCGCGATCGGTGAAGTCGAGTGCGAGATCGAAATGCGGCGCGTCGTTGAGCAGCACGCGCAGGCGCGCCTCGAGCGGCGCGAAACCGCGCGTCTCGAACGGCCGCTGCTCGGTCAGCTTGACCTGGAACAGCGCTTCGTCGCCGCTCGCGCGATTCGGCAGCAAGGCGCTCGTCAGGCGGTCGAACGGCACGTCCTGGTGCTCGTGCGCGGCCAGCACCGTATCGCGCGCCGCATCGACCAGCGCCGCGAAGCCCTGTGTCGCGTCGATCCGCGTGCGCAGCACCTGCACGTTGATGAAATAGCCGATCAGCGCCTGCGCCTCGGGCCGCTTGCGCAGCGAGACCGGCGCGCCGACGCGGATGTCGTCGCGGCCGCTCAGCTCGTGCAGCACCGCGTCGAGCACCGCCAGCATCGCCATGAACGGCGTAGCATGACGCTCGGCCGCGAAGCGCCGCAGCGCCTGGGCGGTGCCGCCCGGCAGCGAGAATTCGAACCCGCGCTGCCGGCCGGGCGCGCCGGCCTCGCGCGGGAACAGGCGTGCCGCGGCGGACGGATCGCCGTCGGCGGCCAGTTGGCCGCGCCAGTAATCGAGCTGTCGCGCGAGGGCGGCCTCGCCCAGCACGGCGCGCTCCCAGGCGACGTAATCGGTGTATTGCCAGGCCGGCGCGAGCGAGGCATCGAGCCGCGCCGCCGGATCGACATCGGCCGCCCGGCCGGCGCGCGCCGCGTAGGCTCGCGACAGCGCGTCGAGCAGCACGTTGACCGACCAGCCGTCGGCCACGATGTGATGCAGCACGATCAGCAAGCGATGCGAATCGGGCGCGACACGCAGCAGGTGCGCCCGCAGCAGCGGCCCGGTTTCGAGATCGAACGGTGCCTGCGTGACTTCACGCGTCAAGCTGTCGAGCGCGGCCGCGCGCGAGGCGTCGGGCAAGCCGTCGAACGTGGTGACGGGCAGCTCGATCGCCAGCTCGTCTTCGATGACTTGAAGCGCCTCGCCCTCCTCGCCCAGTTCGAAACGCGCGCGCAGCACATCGTGCGCGCGCACCACGTCACCGAGCGCGAGCCGCAGCGCGTCAACGTCGAGCGCGCCGTCCAGGCGCAGCTCGCCGCTCATGTTGTAGGCGGCGCTGGCCGGATCGTGCAGCCAGGTGAGCCACAGGCTGCGCTGCGCATCCGAGGCGACGGCCACCCGGCGCGCCGCCGCGTCGAGCGGTCTGAAATCGGCGCCGGCGGCCACGCTGCCTTGCGCGAGGCGCTCGGCGACGCGCGCCGCCGAGGCGCGCAAGCTCGGCGCGGTGAACACGTCGCGCGCCGTGTAGTCGATCGCCCAGCGCGCCTGTACCGCCGAGGCGAGTTGCACCGCGGCCAGCGAATTGCCGCCATGGGCGAAGAAGCTCGCCGAGCCGGCCGGCGAAGCCGGCAAGGCAGGCAGGGCCTCGCGCCACAGCACCGCCAGCGCGGCCTCGATGTCGGGATGTGCCGGCGGCTCGATGTCGTTCGCCACCGGGGCCGAAGCCGCCTCGCCTTGCCGATCGACACGCTGCCCGTGCTCGAGCCACGCATAGGCGTCGAGCGAACGATCCCGCCAGCCGCGCACGCAGGCGGCGCGCTGCACCTTGCCGCTCGAAGTCTTCGGCAGGCCGCCCGGGTTCAGCAGCACCACCACGGCAGCCGGCTCCCCGCAAGCGAGCGCGACCGCCTCCGTCAGCGCGGCCGCGATCGCCTCGGGCGTCGCCAGCTTGCGCACGTTACGCGATACCTCGGCCGCGATGCCGACGCCTTCCTGCCCGTTCAATTCCACCGCGAAGGCGGCCACGCGGCCGCGTCGCACCAGCTCCACCTCGCGTTCGATGCCCAGTTCGAGATCCTGGGGATAGAGGTTGCGGCCGCGCACGATCAGCAGATCCTTGATGCGCCCGGCCACGTACAGCTCGCCTTGGTGGATGAA
It contains:
- a CDS encoding non-ribosomal peptide synthetase; this encodes MAENMIERLRALAGQRAADTALVTVDAQGDTRYDYAALDRRATALAALLRERGAGAQAARVLLAMDSGVDYVAAFFGCLYAGAVAVPVYPPESLRGQHLARLAAIAADAEAAFVVTTRALADKLGEAFASIAPGAALIEMDAIEHEGIDARAFEPYRAAASDIAFLQYTSGSTSTPKGVMVTHGSLWANEIAIREGLGVTAEDVFVSWLPLYHDMGLIGTLSQPVFSGIPLVLMSPQFFLERPVRWLEAIARHRGTISGGPDFSYRLCADRIGDEARAALDLSSWRLAFSGSEPVRKATLDAFVERFVAQRFDPAALFPCYGLAEATLYVSGVGRGRGAHAPGFSVEALEAGRAEADANGTELVSCGRVPSEHAIEIVDRASGAVMADGAIGEILVRGPSVAAGYWRRADATAASFVEREGATWLRTGDLGFIHQGELYVAGRIKDLLIVRGRNLYPQDLELGIEREVELVRRGRVAAFAVELNGQEGVGIAAEVSRNVRKLATPEAIAAALTEAVALACGEPAAVVVLLNPGGLPKTSSGKVQRAACVRGWRDRSLDAYAWLEHGQRVDRQGEAASAPVANDIEPPAHPDIEAALAVLWREALPALPASPAGSASFFAHGGNSLAAVQLASAVQARWAIDYTARDVFTAPSLRASAARVAERLAQGSVAAGADFRPLDAAARRVAVASDAQRSLWLTWLHDPASAAYNMSGELRLDGALDVDALRLALGDVVRAHDVLRARFELGEEGEALQVIEDELAIELPVTTFDGLPDASRAAALDSLTREVTQAPFDLETGPLLRAHLLRVAPDSHRLLIVLHHIVADGWSVNVLLDALSRAYAARAGRAADVDPAARLDASLAPAWQYTDYVAWERAVLGEAALARQLDYWRGQLAADGDPSAAARLFPREAGAPGRQRGFEFSLPGGTAQALRRFAAERHATPFMAMLAVLDAVLHELSGRDDIRVGAPVSLRKRPEAQALIGYFINVQVLRTRIDATQGFAALVDAARDTVLAAHEHQDVPFDRLTSALLPNRASGDEALFQVKLTEQRPFETRGFAPLEARLRVLLNDAPHFDLALDFTDRGEAIDCLLAYDDAVFDAAFVARFAARFQAFAARLVADAEAPLAGAIADAVAIAEAAQADPADDAANTDFLAMWDASVARDGAAIALRDGLEGERGLSYAALDAAADALAAQLRMQGIADESRVAVLAERSIEHVLAMLAALKAGATWLPLDPRAPAARLAAQLADSGAAVLLHAVPLPDGFVLANAVPMALRLEVPAAPVAHIVPRSRHADRAAYMIYTSGSTGEPKGVIVTHRALENYVRGMLATLDARPESSFAMVSTPAADLGHTTLFGALASGRTLHLIAPDLVFQPDAFARYMAAHRVGVLKIVPSHLAALLSAAQPQQVLPADALIVGGERTPAALLARVSALAPACRVFNHYGPTETTVGVAMHAWQGAGAERDLPLGQALPGMRLHLLDAGMTPVADGEDGELYVGGPGVARGYHGRAGLSAERFVPDPFTAGERLYRTGDLARIGADGLLEYRGRADDQVKIRGYRVEPAEVERGLAKLDGVRAAAVLAYETPAGTRLAAFVVGGAAGKALLEAAAGVLPDYMVPAEAIALDALPLNANGKLDRAALRAGLDDHLARAANAPTQAEAAAGEATDAAPGADDAPRGETEQAIATIWAEVIEIDRARIGRSRNFFEVGGDSLLGLKVVARARKLGITITPKQLFQRLTLAELAEKSAAAKPAASKPVPSSAGVQPALAPIQAAPAAPLESAAELAAIPRLPEATRQRTPASFAQQRQWFLWQLAPASRAYHVSGGLWLTGEVDAAALREAFAAIVARHAVLRTRFVANQAGEVEAIIDDAVSLDWRAETVPADALEASARSLADEPFDLAAGPLLRAALYRGEGGRHLLAVSMHHIVSDGWSVQVLLDELVTHYRARVTGETRALAELPIQYADYAAWQRDWLAAGERERQLDYWKAALGDTHPVLALPMDGARSAQGGYTAGRHALSLPASLAQAVKARAQQQSATPFMLLLAAFQALLHRYTGQDDIRVGVPVANRHRVETAGLIGFFVNTQVMRARFDGDETLATLLDHLREATAGAQANQDLPFDVLVEALRPERSLSHSPLFQVMFNHQRRDWRVLDGLPGLAIEPCRLPAPMAQFELMLDTREDVDGTLSFEFSYARELFSEATIARFAAHYQRCVEAMVGADGRVADIALTDDAERATLDSWSRNRTRYDEIEPVFHAFERHAAAHPEDDALVFGETRLSYAELNARANRLAHWLRSRGIGVESRVGVAAERSLELVIALYAIMKAGAAYVPLDPSYPADRITAMIDDSGIGLLLAQGGLDLPSREGVERVDIGTLDVSSFPTTNPDVELHGANLAYVIFTSGSTGRPKGVGNRHDGLSNRLIWMQREYGLQRGETVLQKTPFSFDVSVWEFFWPLMVGARLAIAAPGAHRDPAELAQTIVAHDVSTLHFVPSMLQAFVAMPHAAVSCGKTLKRIVCSGEALPADLRERVAAVLPGVELHNLYGPTEAAIDVTAWACVDEAGRAVPIGRPIAATQTWVLDARLNPVPPGVPGELYLGGAGLARGYLGRPDLTAERFVPDPFADEPGARLYRTGDLARWRVDGAIDYLGRIDHQVKIRGLRIELGEIESALTADASVREAVVIAHEGKLVGYVTGTAPDVAALRTSLAARLPDYMVPWRIVALDTLPLNPNGKVDRRALPLPVVEADPGAHYEAPHEGIETELATLWTGLLDIERIGRHDDFFDLGGHSLLVVRLNARIGLELNASLPLATLFEARTLAAQAKAIAQVRGSQPGDDALLSLDLFMDTL